The Winslowiella toletana region CGCATCCTAACGATCCTAACGGCTGGGATTTACTGGCGCAGGCCTCGGCTGCGCAGGGGCTGCGTGATGAAGAGTTGTCGGCACGTGCCGAAGGTCTGGCACTGGCCGGTCGCCTCGATCAAGCGATTACCACTCTGAGCGGTGCCAGTTCACAAGTTCCACTGGGAAGCCTGAAGCAGGCACGTTATGACGCGCGAATCGATCAGCTACGTCAGTTACAGCAGCGCTTCCGCCAGTATTCAAAATCGTAAGGGAAAATCGATGGTCACTATTTATCATAATCCGCGCTGTTCAAAGAGCCGGGAAACCCTGAATCTGTTGCAACAGCACGGAGTTACACCCGAAGTGGTGCTCTATCTCGATACGCCGCCGGATGAAGCCACGCTCAAGTCTTTGCTGCAACAGTTAGGGTTTAATAGCGCACGTCAACTGCTGCGTAATAAAGAGGAGCAGTATAAGCAGCTGAATCTGGCAGATGCATCTCTAAGTGAAGCACAGCTGTTACAGGCAATGATCGATCATCCAAA contains the following coding sequences:
- the arsC gene encoding arsenate reductase (glutaredoxin) (This arsenate reductase requires both glutathione and glutaredoxin to convert arsenate to arsenite, after which the efflux transporter formed by ArsA and ArsB can extrude the arsenite from the cell, providing resistance.) yields the protein MVTIYHNPRCSKSRETLNLLQQHGVTPEVVLYLDTPPDEATLKSLLQQLGFNSARQLLRNKEEQYKQLNLADASLSEAQLLQAMIDHPKLIERPIVVANGQARIGRPPEQVLEIL